The following proteins come from a genomic window of Corallococcus sp. NCRR:
- a CDS encoding AMP-binding protein, which produces MPASLLEVFLDHARHEPSRPLLSFEGTTYSRGQLAERVTAFARGLKARGLAPGDRVALFLENSDAFVVTWLGVQAAGCVAVLVNTAYRQVELAHILSDAEVKVCVTGTSGASELAPLRDQLPSLQWLITVEPGLPASLPSVAFADVLALGAASTASLPLPRAEDLAVLGYTSGTTGRSKGAMLQHLQLLSNVRAVTEAWRWTDADRLLLTLPLFHTHGLMVGLHGTLFTGASVDLRRRFVASEALTALHDDASLTLFFGVPTMYGRLLEESRRTGVTPHPLRLWVSGSAPLSPQLCLDIEARFGARILERYGMTETIMNTTQPYDGERRPGTVGMPFPGQEARVVDVRSRQPLPRGETGEIEVRGPHVFTGYWRRPDATAEAFDADGWFRTGDLGEWDPDGFLRITGRARELIISGGFNIYPREVEEVLTAHPAVAEAAVLGLPDPDFGEQVVAVIVPHPGATTDAQALVDWCRERLAAFKKPRRVVFTDALPRNALGKVQKHILKERLAASQDTSTAT; this is translated from the coding sequence ATGCCGGCCTCCCTGCTTGAAGTGTTCCTGGACCATGCCCGTCACGAGCCCTCGCGCCCGTTGCTCTCCTTCGAGGGGACCACGTACTCGCGCGGTCAGTTGGCGGAGCGGGTCACCGCGTTTGCTCGCGGACTCAAGGCCCGGGGGCTGGCTCCGGGTGACCGCGTCGCGCTCTTCCTGGAGAACAGCGACGCGTTCGTCGTCACCTGGCTGGGCGTCCAGGCCGCGGGCTGCGTCGCCGTGCTCGTCAATACCGCCTACCGCCAGGTGGAGCTGGCCCACATCCTCTCCGACGCGGAGGTGAAGGTCTGCGTCACCGGGACCTCTGGCGCCTCGGAGCTTGCTCCGCTGCGCGACCAGTTGCCCTCGCTCCAATGGCTCATCACCGTGGAGCCCGGGCTCCCCGCGTCCCTGCCCTCCGTGGCGTTCGCGGACGTGCTCGCGCTCGGCGCCGCGTCCACCGCGTCCCTGCCGCTGCCCCGCGCGGAGGACCTGGCCGTGCTGGGCTACACGTCCGGCACCACCGGCCGCTCCAAGGGCGCCATGCTCCAGCACCTGCAATTGCTCTCCAACGTGCGCGCCGTCACCGAAGCCTGGCGCTGGACCGACGCGGATCGGCTCCTGCTCACCCTTCCGCTCTTCCACACCCACGGCCTCATGGTGGGCCTGCACGGCACCCTCTTCACCGGCGCCAGCGTGGACCTGCGCCGCCGCTTCGTCGCCTCCGAAGCGCTCACCGCCCTGCATGACGACGCGTCCCTCACCCTCTTCTTCGGCGTGCCCACCATGTACGGCCGCCTGCTGGAGGAGTCCCGCCGCACCGGCGTGACGCCGCACCCCTTGCGCCTGTGGGTCTCCGGCTCCGCCCCCCTGAGCCCCCAGCTGTGCCTGGACATCGAGGCGCGCTTCGGCGCCCGCATCCTGGAGCGCTACGGGATGACCGAAACCATCATGAACACCACCCAGCCCTACGACGGCGAACGCCGCCCCGGCACCGTGGGCATGCCCTTCCCCGGCCAGGAGGCCCGCGTCGTGGACGTGCGCTCCCGTCAGCCCCTGCCTCGCGGCGAGACGGGCGAAATCGAGGTCCGCGGCCCCCACGTCTTCACCGGCTACTGGCGCCGCCCGGACGCCACCGCCGAGGCCTTCGACGCGGACGGCTGGTTCCGCACCGGCGACCTGGGCGAATGGGATCCGGACGGATTCCTGCGCATCACCGGCCGCGCCCGGGAGCTCATCATCAGCGGTGGCTTCAACATCTACCCCCGCGAAGTCGAAGAGGTCCTCACCGCGCACCCCGCCGTCGCCGAGGCCGCCGTCCTGGGCCTGCCCGACCCGGACTTCGGGGAGCAGGTCGTCGCCGTCATCGTCCCCCACCCCGGCGCCACCACCGACGCCCAGGCCCTGGTGGACTGGTGCCGGGAACGGCTCGCCGCCTTCAAGAAGCCCCGCCGCGTCGTCTTCACCGACGCCCTTCCCCGCAACGCGCTCGGAAAGGTCCAGAAACACATCCTCAAGGAGCGCCTGGCCGCCTCCCAGGACACATCCACCGCCACCTGA
- a CDS encoding HlyD family secretion protein, translating to MDIPKAKAPRRKPYLLAALGLAALVAVTVGLSRLRPAAPTVDKASVWLDTVKRGPLVRQVKGTGSLVPESIRWLTADTAGRVERIHVRPGATVTAGTVLLELSNPDVQLQALEAERQLASAEGDFLELRELLQTQRLSQQATVATLTAESADATRRAQANAALFQKAFVGDLETRQAQEKAQEAGQRLDLERQRLDVMSQSLRQRLASQQEQVERLKAVARFRRQQVESMKVLAGEDGVLQELPLELGQWVTPGVLLAKVVKPERLKAELRIAETQARDILPGLKAQVDTRNGVVEGTVARVAPAASQGTVRVEVSLPDTLPRGARPDLTVEGTVELERLDDVLSVGRPAGAQAESTLALFRLLPGGDEAVRIPVKLGRGSVNAVEVVQGLSEGDQVVLSDMTAWDAVERVRLR from the coding sequence GTGGACATCCCGAAGGCCAAAGCCCCGCGCCGCAAACCCTACCTCCTGGCCGCCCTGGGCCTCGCCGCGCTCGTGGCGGTGACGGTGGGACTGTCCCGGCTGCGCCCCGCGGCGCCCACCGTGGACAAGGCCTCGGTGTGGCTGGACACCGTGAAGCGCGGCCCGCTGGTGCGCCAGGTGAAGGGCACCGGCTCCCTGGTGCCCGAGTCCATCCGCTGGCTCACCGCCGACACCGCCGGCCGCGTGGAGCGCATCCACGTGCGGCCCGGCGCCACCGTCACCGCCGGCACGGTGCTGCTGGAGCTGTCCAACCCGGACGTGCAGCTCCAGGCCCTGGAGGCCGAACGCCAGCTCGCGAGCGCCGAAGGCGACTTCCTGGAGCTGCGCGAGCTGCTCCAGACGCAGCGGCTGTCCCAGCAGGCCACCGTGGCCACCCTCACCGCCGAGTCCGCCGACGCCACCCGCCGCGCCCAGGCCAACGCCGCGCTCTTCCAGAAGGCCTTCGTCGGCGACCTGGAGACGCGCCAGGCGCAGGAGAAGGCACAGGAGGCGGGCCAGCGTCTGGACCTGGAGCGCCAGCGCCTGGACGTCATGTCCCAGAGCCTGCGTCAGCGCCTCGCGTCCCAGCAGGAGCAGGTGGAGCGGCTCAAGGCCGTGGCGCGCTTCCGCCGCCAGCAGGTGGAGTCCATGAAGGTGCTCGCGGGCGAGGACGGCGTCCTCCAGGAGCTGCCGCTGGAGCTGGGCCAGTGGGTGACGCCCGGGGTGCTCCTGGCCAAGGTGGTGAAGCCGGAGCGGCTCAAGGCGGAGCTGCGAATCGCGGAGACGCAGGCGCGCGACATCCTCCCGGGCCTGAAGGCGCAGGTGGACACGCGCAACGGCGTGGTGGAGGGCACCGTCGCGCGCGTGGCCCCCGCGGCCAGCCAGGGCACGGTGCGCGTGGAGGTGTCGCTGCCGGACACGCTGCCCAGGGGCGCCCGGCCGGACCTCACCGTGGAGGGCACCGTGGAATTGGAGCGGCTGGACGACGTGCTGTCCGTGGGCCGTCCGGCGGGCGCCCAGGCGGAGAGCACGCTGGCGCTCTTCCGGCTCCTGCCCGGAGGCGACGAGGCGGTGCGCATCCCCGTGAAGCTGGGCCGCGGCTCGGTGAACGCGGTGGAGGTCGTGCAGGGACTTTCGGAAGGCGATCAGGTGGTGCTGTCGGACATGACCGCGTGGGATGCGGTGGAGCGCGTGAGGCTGCGATGA
- a CDS encoding ABC transporter ATP-binding protein has product MTTMTNDRDAKAVAPGAVPGKTLLQLDGLTKVFETEEVETHALSNIQLTIRQNEWVAIVGPSGSGKSTLLAVLGLLDTATRGSYLLDGRSVLELSPTDRAKVRNQHIGFIFQSFNLIGDLTVFENVELPLTYRGLPAQERKQRVERALERVGMAHRARHLPGQLSGGQQQRVAVARAVAGDPLILLADEPTGNLDSKNGEAVMQLLSDLHKAGSTICMVTHDPAHARIATRTVSLFDGRVVQDEQLR; this is encoded by the coding sequence ATGACGACGATGACGAACGACCGCGACGCGAAGGCCGTGGCCCCGGGCGCGGTGCCGGGCAAGACGCTGCTCCAACTCGACGGGCTCACCAAGGTGTTCGAGACGGAGGAGGTGGAGACGCACGCCCTCTCCAACATCCAGCTCACCATCCGCCAGAACGAATGGGTGGCCATCGTCGGCCCGTCCGGCTCCGGCAAGTCCACGCTGCTCGCGGTGCTGGGGCTTTTGGACACCGCCACGCGCGGCAGCTACCTGCTGGATGGACGGAGCGTGCTGGAGCTGTCGCCCACGGACCGGGCGAAGGTGCGCAACCAGCACATCGGCTTCATCTTCCAGAGCTTCAACCTCATCGGAGACCTCACCGTCTTCGAGAACGTGGAGCTGCCGCTCACCTACCGGGGGCTGCCCGCGCAGGAGCGCAAGCAGCGCGTGGAGCGGGCCCTGGAGCGCGTGGGCATGGCGCACCGGGCGCGGCACCTGCCGGGGCAGTTGTCCGGCGGTCAGCAGCAGCGCGTGGCGGTGGCGCGCGCCGTGGCGGGAGACCCCCTCATCCTCCTGGCGGACGAGCCCACCGGCAACCTGGACTCGAAGAACGGCGAGGCGGTGATGCAGCTCTTGTCCGACCTGCACAAGGCAGGCTCCACCATCTGCATGGTGACGCACGACCCGGCGCACGCGCGCATCGCCACGCGCACGGTGAGCCTGTTCGACGGCCGCGTCGTGCAGGACGAACAGCTTCGCTGA
- a CDS encoding ABC transporter permease, whose translation MEHLLGDLRYAWRSLKNAPGFVAVAVLTLALGIGANSAVFSVVKGVLLTPPPFTQPERLVLLAPNFDAFGLKEVSNSLPEYRDMTTHTKAFTALAAFRPDDMTLTGEESPRRLRVVIATASFLPTLGVAPVLGRGFTQEEETPGQDKVVVLTDAAWRTHFAKDPEVLGRVLRLDGVPRTVVGVLPPGAVYPEDTEGVVPLAPTPEQQEESRRGNRFLSVMARLKPGMTLDAARADLVRMGNARPTDLVAEYQRWGWSMSVKSLEDQVVGSVRETLWLLWGAVGFVLLVACSSVANLLLARAVSRGREVSIRAALGAGRPRLVAQFLTESLVLSLVAGAVGLLLALWGTDALVATVGDSLPRAQGVKLDVASVLFTLAVSVLTGVLFGLVPALQASRADLHAAMREGARATGSHRTGRLRAALVVAQVSLALVLLVGAGLFVKSFLALQRVDAGFESDGVLTGALALPKVQYPDRARQAAFLRDLVPRLQALPGVESAGLTNVLPLGGFMDNSFDIEGRTRQPGELWKAVEFRAVTPGYLHALRVHPWQGRLLEDGDGPDAPWAVVINRSFADLFWPKGDALGQRVKLHGKDMQWTTVVGIVDDLREWGLDVPARPAAYYALSQLPDVSMGLAVRVKSGAPEALRAQVEAEVRAVDADLPLFDVSSLTHRMDQSTGARRLSALVMGLFAGVALLLAALGLSGVIAFSVTQRTRELGIRMALGAARGDVLRLVLAQGLRLSLTGVAVGLCLSLGLARLLGSLLYGVSAADPWTFGGVALLLTGVALGASWLPALRATRVDPIIALRAD comes from the coding sequence ATGGAACACCTGCTCGGTGACTTGCGCTACGCGTGGCGCTCCCTGAAGAACGCCCCCGGCTTCGTGGCGGTGGCGGTGCTGACGCTGGCCCTGGGCATCGGCGCGAACAGCGCCGTGTTCAGCGTGGTGAAGGGCGTGCTGCTCACCCCGCCGCCGTTCACCCAGCCGGAGCGGCTGGTGCTGCTGGCCCCGAACTTCGACGCCTTCGGCCTGAAGGAGGTGTCGAACTCCCTCCCCGAGTACCGGGACATGACCACGCACACGAAGGCCTTCACGGCGCTGGCGGCCTTCCGGCCCGACGACATGACGCTCACCGGCGAGGAGTCACCCCGGCGCCTGCGCGTCGTCATCGCCACGGCGTCCTTCCTGCCCACGCTGGGGGTCGCGCCGGTGCTCGGTCGGGGCTTCACGCAGGAGGAGGAGACGCCGGGCCAGGACAAGGTCGTCGTGCTCACGGACGCCGCGTGGCGCACCCACTTCGCGAAGGACCCGGAGGTGCTGGGGCGCGTGCTGCGATTGGACGGCGTGCCGCGCACGGTGGTGGGCGTGCTGCCCCCGGGCGCCGTCTATCCGGAGGACACGGAGGGGGTCGTGCCCCTGGCGCCCACGCCCGAGCAGCAGGAGGAGTCCCGGCGCGGCAACCGCTTCCTGAGCGTGATGGCGCGGCTCAAGCCGGGCATGACGCTGGACGCGGCGCGCGCGGACCTGGTGCGCATGGGCAACGCCCGCCCCACGGACCTGGTGGCCGAGTACCAGCGGTGGGGCTGGTCCATGAGCGTGAAGTCGCTGGAGGACCAGGTGGTGGGCAGCGTCCGCGAGACGCTGTGGCTGCTCTGGGGCGCGGTGGGCTTCGTGCTGCTGGTGGCGTGCTCCAGCGTGGCGAACCTGCTGCTCGCGAGGGCGGTGTCGCGGGGCCGCGAGGTGTCCATCCGCGCGGCGCTGGGCGCGGGCCGGCCGCGGCTGGTGGCGCAGTTCCTCACGGAGAGCCTGGTGCTGTCGCTGGTGGCGGGCGCGGTGGGCTTGCTGCTCGCGCTGTGGGGCACGGACGCGCTGGTGGCCACGGTGGGGGACAGCCTGCCCCGGGCCCAGGGCGTGAAGCTGGACGTGGCCTCCGTGCTCTTCACGTTGGCGGTGTCGGTGCTCACGGGCGTGCTCTTCGGGCTGGTGCCCGCGCTCCAGGCGAGCCGCGCGGACCTGCACGCGGCGATGCGCGAGGGCGCACGCGCCACGGGGAGCCACCGCACGGGCCGGCTGCGCGCCGCGCTGGTGGTGGCGCAGGTGTCGCTCGCGCTGGTGCTGCTGGTGGGCGCGGGCCTGTTCGTGAAGAGCTTCCTCGCGCTCCAGCGTGTGGACGCGGGCTTCGAGTCGGACGGCGTGCTCACCGGCGCGCTCGCGCTGCCCAAGGTGCAGTACCCGGACCGGGCGAGGCAGGCGGCCTTCCTGCGGGACCTGGTGCCCCGGCTCCAGGCGCTGCCGGGCGTGGAGTCCGCAGGGCTGACGAACGTGCTCCCGCTGGGCGGCTTCATGGACAACAGCTTCGACATCGAGGGGCGCACGCGCCAGCCGGGCGAGCTGTGGAAGGCGGTGGAGTTCCGCGCCGTCACGCCGGGCTACCTGCACGCGCTGCGCGTCCACCCGTGGCAGGGGCGGTTGCTGGAGGACGGGGACGGGCCGGACGCGCCCTGGGCGGTGGTCATCAACCGCTCCTTCGCGGACCTCTTCTGGCCGAAGGGGGACGCGCTGGGGCAGCGGGTGAAGCTGCACGGCAAGGACATGCAGTGGACCACGGTGGTGGGCATCGTGGACGACCTGCGCGAGTGGGGCCTGGACGTGCCCGCGCGCCCGGCGGCGTACTACGCGCTGTCGCAGCTGCCGGACGTCTCCATGGGCCTGGCGGTGCGGGTGAAGTCCGGGGCCCCGGAGGCGCTGCGCGCCCAGGTGGAGGCGGAGGTGCGCGCGGTGGACGCGGACCTGCCGCTGTTCGACGTGTCTTCGCTCACGCACCGGATGGACCAGTCCACGGGCGCCCGTCGGTTGTCCGCGCTGGTGATGGGCTTGTTCGCGGGCGTCGCGCTGCTGCTCGCGGCGCTGGGGCTGTCGGGCGTCATCGCCTTCTCGGTGACGCAGCGCACGCGGGAGCTGGGCATCCGCATGGCATTGGGCGCGGCGCGCGGCGACGTGCTGCGGCTGGTGCTGGCGCAGGGCCTGCGGCTGTCGCTCACGGGCGTGGCGGTGGGGCTGTGCCTGTCATTGGGGTTGGCGCGGCTGTTGGGGTCGCTGCTGTATGGCGTGTCGGCGGCCGACCCGTGGACCTTCGGCGGGGTGGCGCTGCTGCTGACCGGGGTGGCGCTGGGGGCGTCGTGGCTGCCGGCCCTGCGGGCGACCCGCGTGGACCCCATCATCGCGCTCCGGGCCGACTGA
- a CDS encoding sigma-54-dependent transcriptional regulator: MASSVSEPTAPLPRTTRILVADDQPDVLEALRLLLKRDGYTVVSAQSPAGVKATLDAEDVDLVLMDLNYARDTTSGREGLDLLGELRARDALLPVVVMTAWGSVEGAVEAMRLGARDYVQKPWDNTRLLATLRTQLELSRALKRGRRLEEENQHLRREQGGRSPLVGDSRAMQPVRRLIERVAPSSAPVLVTGEHGTGKEVVARLIHAASTRADRPFVAVNSGGLSEGVFESELFGHVKGAFTDAKADRIGCFELADGGTLFLDEIGNMPLTQQAKLLRVLQTGELHPVGSSRTRRVDVRVVSATNVDLGRAAAEGRFREDLLYRLNTVEVQLPPLRERREDIPLLATHFLAAQGQRYGRPDIHLAPGAMEALIAYPWPGNVRELEHAVERALLMAVGDRVEAEDLLLKRMGPPGGGSTRLEEMTLEEAERYLIERALGRHDGNVSEAAKALGLSRSALYRRLQYYGIKGAR; encoded by the coding sequence GTGGCGTCCTCCGTGTCCGAACCCACTGCTCCCCTTCCGCGTACCACCCGCATCCTCGTGGCCGACGACCAGCCGGACGTTCTGGAGGCGTTGCGGCTCTTGCTCAAGCGCGACGGCTACACGGTGGTGAGCGCGCAATCCCCCGCGGGCGTGAAGGCCACGCTGGACGCGGAGGACGTGGACCTGGTGTTGATGGACTTGAACTACGCGCGCGATACGACGTCCGGGCGCGAGGGCCTGGACCTGCTGGGCGAGCTGCGCGCGAGGGACGCGCTCTTGCCCGTGGTGGTGATGACGGCGTGGGGCAGCGTGGAGGGCGCGGTGGAGGCGATGCGCCTGGGCGCGCGCGACTACGTGCAGAAGCCCTGGGACAACACGCGCCTCTTGGCCACGCTGCGCACGCAACTGGAGCTGTCCCGGGCGCTGAAGCGCGGCCGGCGGCTGGAGGAGGAGAACCAGCACCTGCGCCGCGAGCAGGGCGGACGCTCTCCGCTGGTGGGCGACTCGCGGGCGATGCAGCCGGTGCGCAGGCTCATCGAGCGGGTGGCGCCGTCGTCGGCGCCGGTGCTGGTGACGGGGGAGCACGGGACGGGCAAGGAGGTGGTGGCGCGCCTCATCCACGCGGCGAGCACGCGCGCGGACCGGCCCTTCGTCGCGGTGAACTCCGGCGGCCTGTCCGAGGGCGTCTTCGAGAGCGAGCTCTTCGGCCACGTGAAGGGCGCCTTCACGGACGCGAAGGCGGACCGCATCGGCTGCTTCGAGCTGGCGGACGGCGGCACGCTCTTCCTGGATGAGATTGGGAACATGCCGCTCACGCAGCAGGCGAAGTTGCTGCGGGTGCTCCAGACGGGGGAGCTGCACCCGGTGGGCTCGTCGCGGACGCGGCGCGTGGACGTGCGCGTGGTGAGCGCGACGAACGTGGACCTGGGCCGCGCGGCGGCGGAGGGCCGCTTCCGCGAGGACCTGCTCTACCGGCTCAACACGGTGGAGGTGCAGTTGCCGCCGCTGCGGGAGCGGCGCGAGGACATCCCGTTGCTCGCGACGCACTTCCTGGCGGCGCAGGGGCAGCGCTACGGCCGTCCCGACATCCACCTGGCGCCAGGAGCCATGGAGGCGCTCATCGCGTACCCGTGGCCGGGCAACGTGCGCGAGCTGGAGCACGCGGTGGAGCGCGCACTGCTGATGGCGGTGGGGGACCGCGTGGAGGCGGAGGACCTGCTGCTCAAGCGGATGGGGCCTCCGGGTGGAGGCAGCACGCGCCTGGAGGAGATGACGCTGGAGGAGGCGGAGCGCTACCTCATCGAGCGAGCCCTGGGCCGGCATGACGGCAACGTGAGCGAAGCCGCGAAGGCGCTGGGCCTGTCGCGCAGCGCGCTCTACCGGCGGCTCCAGTACTACGGCATCAAGGGCGCAAGGTGA
- a CDS encoding sensor histidine kinase has protein sequence MSRGPAEPSEPDARAPYDLRVMWLAVLAGLPAVLVTLALLWTGDFTAKVRWTLSVLVVGIHAGACLALRERVVRPLHTVAGLLAALREGDYSVRGRGGRAGDPLGEVLLEVNALGDTLREQRLGAMEAGALLGQVMEAIDVAVLAFDASGTLKLVNRAGARLVGLPRAQLLGQRAEALGWSDLLEGPAPRRLTRVFAQQDGGPYELWRGTFREGGQPHQLVVLTDLRLALREEEREAWRRLVRVLSHEINNSLTPIQSIADALRDTVSQVPRPADWEEDTRHGLGIIARRAEALSRFMSAHARLARLPPPTLGPVEVEPWVRRVVALEPRRPVAVRPGPVLTVSGDGDQLEQLLINLVRNAVDAVLSEGSAGGVWVSWAVHAPGAVEVWVEDEGPGLADTANLFVPFFTTKPQGSGIGLALSRQIAEAHGGSLRLENRTDGRGCRARLRLPLDAPRA, from the coding sequence GTGAGCCGCGGTCCCGCGGAGCCGTCCGAACCGGATGCACGCGCGCCATACGACCTGCGCGTCATGTGGCTCGCGGTCCTCGCGGGCCTGCCCGCGGTGCTCGTGACGCTCGCGCTGCTCTGGACGGGGGACTTCACCGCGAAGGTGCGCTGGACGCTGTCCGTCCTCGTGGTGGGCATCCACGCCGGAGCCTGTCTGGCGCTCCGCGAGCGCGTCGTGCGGCCCCTGCACACCGTCGCGGGCCTGCTGGCCGCGCTGCGTGAAGGGGACTACTCCGTGCGCGGCCGGGGCGGACGCGCGGGGGACCCTCTCGGAGAGGTGCTCCTGGAAGTCAACGCCCTGGGGGACACCCTGCGCGAACAGCGCCTGGGCGCCATGGAGGCCGGCGCGCTGCTGGGCCAGGTCATGGAGGCCATCGACGTCGCGGTGCTCGCCTTCGACGCCTCCGGCACCCTCAAGCTGGTGAACCGCGCGGGCGCCCGGCTCGTGGGCCTGCCGCGCGCGCAGTTGCTGGGACAGCGCGCCGAAGCCCTCGGCTGGAGCGACCTGCTGGAGGGTCCCGCCCCCCGCCGCCTCACGCGCGTCTTCGCGCAGCAGGACGGCGGCCCCTACGAACTGTGGCGAGGCACCTTCCGCGAAGGCGGCCAGCCCCACCAGCTCGTCGTGCTCACCGACCTGCGTCTGGCATTGCGCGAAGAGGAGCGCGAAGCCTGGCGCCGGCTGGTCCGCGTGCTCAGCCACGAAATCAACAACTCCCTCACCCCCATCCAGTCCATCGCGGACGCCCTCCGGGACACCGTCTCCCAGGTGCCGCGCCCCGCGGACTGGGAGGAGGACACCCGTCACGGCCTGGGCATCATCGCCCGCCGCGCGGAGGCCCTGTCCCGCTTCATGTCCGCCCACGCGCGGCTCGCGCGCCTGCCACCCCCCACCTTGGGGCCCGTGGAGGTGGAGCCCTGGGTGCGGCGCGTGGTGGCCCTGGAGCCGCGCCGCCCCGTCGCCGTGCGCCCGGGCCCCGTCCTCACCGTGTCCGGGGATGGCGACCAGCTGGAGCAATTGCTCATCAACCTGGTGCGCAACGCCGTGGACGCCGTCCTGTCGGAGGGCAGCGCGGGCGGTGTCTGGGTTTCCTGGGCGGTGCATGCGCCGGGCGCCGTGGAGGTCTGGGTGGAGGACGAAGGCCCCGGCCTCGCGGACACCGCGAACCTCTTCGTGCCCTTCTTCACCACCAAGCCCCAGGGCAGCGGCATCGGCCTGGCGCTCAGCCGGCAGATCGCCGAAGCGCACGGAGGCAGCCTGCGCCTGGAGAACCGCACGGACGGCCGGGGCTGCCGCGCGAGGCTCAGGCTCCCGCTGGACGCTCCGCGCGCCTGA